The Ignavibacteriales bacterium genome has a segment encoding these proteins:
- a CDS encoding RsmE family RNA methyltransferase, with protein sequence MPDFLSDIELYYTNKQVVGNKISIDGEECHHITNVMRHKVSDSIYVTDGIGKIYLSSITSIGKKIVVAEVIKSTQYENRSEKIWFCIPRLKSADRFEFALEKSVELGITNFIVFDSTRTVAKGEKIDRWEKILVAAMKQSLRAWLPKVSYVKNLSEIYKLDGTKILFDQNAKQTFQQFLLNNHQSLITNNYFIFGPEGGFTEDEFRIANSEMRIRLTENRLRSETAIVTAASLIATVL encoded by the coding sequence GTGCCGGATTTTCTTTCTGATATTGAATTATACTATACTAATAAACAAGTTGTTGGAAATAAAATTTCAATAGATGGTGAAGAATGTCATCACATAACTAACGTGATGCGGCATAAAGTTAGTGATTCAATCTATGTTACAGATGGAATCGGGAAAATCTACCTTTCATCAATTACATCGATAGGAAAAAAAATAGTTGTTGCCGAAGTAATTAAGTCAACTCAATATGAAAACAGATCGGAAAAAATATGGTTTTGCATTCCGCGCTTAAAGAGTGCGGACCGGTTTGAATTCGCACTTGAGAAATCTGTTGAATTAGGGATTACTAATTTTATTGTTTTCGATTCTACAAGGACGGTTGCTAAAGGAGAAAAAATTGACCGGTGGGAAAAGATATTAGTTGCCGCAATGAAACAATCACTCCGAGCTTGGCTGCCGAAAGTGTCGTACGTAAAAAATCTTTCTGAAATATATAAACTGGACGGGACAAAAATTCTTTTCGACCAGAATGCCAAACAAACCTTTCAGCAATTTTTATTAAATAATCACCAATCACTCATAACTAATAACTACTTCATTTTTGGTCCCGAGGGAGGATTTACAGAAGATGAATTTAGAATTGCAAATTCAGAAATGAGAATTCGTCTTACAGAAAATAGGTTACGTTCAGAAACTGCAATTGTAACAGCGGCTTCATTGATAGCAACCGTTCTATAA